A single genomic interval of Drosophila virilis strain 15010-1051.87 chromosome 2, Dvir_AGI_RSII-ME, whole genome shotgun sequence harbors:
- the Idh3b gene encoding isocitrate dehydrogenase [NAD] subunit beta, mitochondrial: MSMLARTLGRTFFQAAAVRRLHVSAALNVDDATYNANRTTCTLIPGDGVGPELVYSLQEVFKAANVPVDFETFFLSEINPGLSAKLEDVVASIRKNKVCIKGILATPDYSNEGELQTLNMKLRTELDLYANVVHVRSLPGVKTRHTNIDTVIIREQTEGEYSALEHESVPGIVECLKIVTAKKSMRIAKFAFDYATKNNRKKVTAVHKANIMKLGDGLFLKSCEEVSKLYPRIELDKMIVDNTTMQMVSNPNQFDVMVTPNLYGAIVDNLASGLVGGAGVVAGASYSADTVVFEPGARHTFAQAVGKNLANPTAMLMCGTKMLRHINLPTYSEVIQNAINQVLKEGKVRTKDLGGQSTTQDFTRAVIANLH, translated from the exons ATGTCGATGCTGGCTAGAACCCTGGGACGCACCTTTTTTCAG GCAGCGGCAGTGCGCAGACTGCATGTCTCGGCGGCGCTCAATGTtgat GATGCCACCTATAACGCAAATAGAACCACTTGCACCTTGATACCCGGCGATGGTGTCGGTCCCGAGTTGGTCTACTCGCTGCAGGAGGTCTTTAAG GCAGCAAATGTGCCCGTTGACTTTGAAACGTTCTTTCTGTCGGAAATCAACCCCGGACTAAGCGCCAAGCTTGAAGATGTTGTGGCCTCCATACGAAAGAATAAAGTTTGCATTAAG GGCATTTTGGCCACACCCGATTACAGCAATGAGGGTGAACTGCAGACGCTTAACATGAAACTCCGCACAGAACTGGATTTGTATGCGAATGTGGTGCATGTTCGTAGTTTACCTGGTGTTAAGACGCGCCATACCAACATCGATACGGTCATCATTCGTGAACAGACCGAAGGTGAATATTCAGCTTTGGAGCACGAATCGGTGCCCGGCATTGTAGAATGTTTGAAGATCGTGACTGCCAAGAAGTCAATGCGCATTGCCAAGTTCGCGTTTGATTATGCCACCAAAAATAACCGCAAGAAGGTTACAGCGGTGCACAAGGCCAACATCATGAAACTAGGTGATGGTCTCTTCCTGAAGTCATGTGAGGAAGTCTCAAAACTTTATCCCCGCATCGAGCTTGACAAAATGATTGTGGACAATACGACTATGCAAATGGTGTCCAATCCCAATCAATTTGATGTAATGGTTACCCCAAATCTATACGGTGCCATTGTCGATAACTTGGCCTCTGGCTTGGTCGGCGGCGCTGGCGTCGTTGCTGGTGCTTCATACTCGGCGGATACGGTCGTATTTGAGCCG GGCGCACGTCATACCTTTGCCCAGGCTGTGGGCAAGAATCTTGCAAATCCTACGGCCATGTTAATGTGCGGCACAAAAATGCTACGTCACATTAATTTGCCAACTTATAGCGAAGTTATTCAAAATGCCATAAACCAGGTGCTCAAGGAAGGCAAGGTGCGCACCAAAGATTTAGGTGGACAGTCCACCACGCAGGACTTCACGCGTGCCGTTATTGCCAATCTGCACTAG
- the LOC6631083 gene encoding oxaloacetate tautomerase Fahd2a, mitochondrial, with amino-acid sequence MRAAVSLLRNSFGFARIHAKASPLEKIGWEQMKNNPLEPIISSCHSEYHIPKCRFMQYIRSGDTNKRLGMVSENGSKMIELSSKTCASPDMVSFIQQRYCMKSLISSAQFMEVDDVKQDLRLLPPIDSPGKIIGVGCNYYDGCNERHESIPKTPEFFVKFGTSITGALDNIRAHQIAKRIDYGCELAVVIGKKCRHVSRNAAMSCVFGYMIAQDINARDWNVLQGGQTMLGKSLDTFCPLGPVIVHKSHVPDVNNLWIKTIVNGEQRQCGNTKNMIFKIDYLIHRLSQFMTLCPGDIILTGTPAGSGAYRNPSSFLKPGDLVESEIQKLGKMRNKVVNPYA; translated from the exons ATGAGAGCTGCAGTGTCTTTGCTGCGTAACAGCTTTGGATTTGCACGCATTCATGCAAAAGCATCTCCACTAGAAAAAATTGGATGGgagcaaatgaaaaataatccGTTAGAGCCAATTATTTCATCCTGCCATAGCGAATACCACATTCCGAAATGCCGCTTTATGCAGTACATACGTTCTGGGGATACCAACAAACGTCTTGGCATGGTGTCTGAGAACGGTTCTAAAATGATTGAATTATCATCCAAAACCTGTGCCTCGCCCGACATGGTCAGTTTTATACAGCAGAGATACTGCATGAAAAGTCTTATTAGCAGCGCACAATTCATGGAGGTGGACGATGTTAAACAGGATCTGAGGCTGTTACCTCCAATAGATTCACCGGGTAAAATAATTGGCGTTGGCTGTAATTACTACGATGGCTGCAACGAGCGGCATGAAAGTATACCAAAAACGCCAGaattttttgtcaaatttggtACTTCCATCACAGGTGCTCTAGACAATATTCGTGCCCATCAAATAGCCAAG CGCATTGACTATGGCTGCGAGTTAGCTGTGGTTATTGGCAAAAAATGCCGCCATGTCTCTCGTAACGCGGCTATGAGCTGTGTTTTTGGTTATATGATTGCTCAGGATATTAATGCACGAGATTGGAATGTATTGCAAGGTGGTCAAACAATGTTAGGGAAATCTTTGGACACCTTTTGCCCACTGGGACCGGTTATCGTACACAAGTCTCATGTGCCCGATGTAAATAATCTGTGGATCAAGACGATTGTTAACGGTGAGCAGCGACAATGCGGCAACACGAAGAATatgatttttaaaattgaCTACCTCATTCATCGACTCTCTCA ATTCATGACCCTTTGCCCTGGTGACATAATTTTGACCGGCACCCCAGCTGGTTCTGGTGCATACCGTAATCCGTCAAGTTTTCTAAAGCCCGGTGATCTTGTCGAGAgtgaaatacaaaaattggGTAAAATGAGAAATAAAGTCGTTAACCCTTATGCTTAA
- the Mitofilin gene encoding MICOS complex subunit Mic60 isoform X1, translating into MERTGSNRLPFFCKRAHNVDGQRVSQYLSLERNWAGKLFSPPVRVCSRHYQIKLTKFCGIMYRLAVIECKSAMQRTLPPTSSRQYSHNNNRSHGGNGQQQQQQQQQQQQRQKGSLPPPPNAREAGFGKVMLLLTPLAAVGGVITYSKYDKDFRNMVEKNVPGAESVIKVVLQEEAPFQGITKNVNEQLDKVKSTFNSVSDSVSSASNKVTSFFGGKSVPDVKPASTKPSAPTVQKSEAPKAKETAPVKSEPKTAAKSEPAPPEAKPAPPKVQPLPQEVLELEKSIELSAQLAIQEYNAAIGVLKSFNEDVRRVVDKAVEHGENSLWATLKNRASARDTAVSKAERAAREAQEKIERCEIALSKAATAKNNEKVENVRNKIKKLVSHICKVKDELYRQKDTANVSDKYWRSVEQARNYFIDEIESIFPGINLSEKKLNLSKEDLDLFILHAYSHVVAYQKELQRLQTDGELRLKRAIDSLRGDNSSEALRAQLEFHLEAEKRKLSVENQKKIFQIHADADKQLRLQLKKQAEAHTDHIKDIVAQRETDMTRAFQRELDEKLAAEKASYKLQLAAMLGKLRGMDAALAEIEDKFTERAETERSANQAQALWAACQALWASVRTATPGVHYKDKLRPLKNEISAIAKVAEGDELVIAVLENMPKEAQERGVFPEDALRERFLNVERIARRLAMVPENGGSLPIYFLSFLQSLFILRPDNPVSRDELENKPFDYSKLDTYDILNRARYHVDRGDFLQALKYLNLLEGAPREVASDWMKETRLMLETQQAANTLMAHAAASGLMYL; encoded by the exons ATGGAAAGAACTGGCAGCAATCGGTTGCCATTCTTCTGTAAACGTGCGCACAACGTCGACGGCCAGCGAGTCAGCCAGTATTTGTCGTTGGAGAGAAATTGGGCAGGAAAATTATTCTCGCCGCCGGTTAGAGTCTGCAGCAGGCactatcaaattaaattaacaaaattctGTGGCATCATGTATCGGCTAGCAGTTATTGAGTGCAAGAGTGCGATGCAG CGCACTCTGCCTCCAACCAGCAGCAGACAATATagccacaataacaacagaagCCACGGCGGTAatggacaacagcagcagcagcaacaacaacaacagcaacaacggcaaaaAGGCAGCCTGCCCCCGCCGCCTAACGCACGCGAAGCTGGCTTTGGCAAAGTGATGCTCCTATTGACACCACTGGCTGCAGTCGGCGGCGTAATCACCTATTCCAA ATACGACAAGGATTTCCGTAATATGGTTGAAAAGAATGTGCCTGGCGCTGAATCAGTCATTAAAGTCGTGCTGCAGGAGGAGGCACCGTTCCAGGGCATAACCAAAAATGTAAACGAACAACTCGACAAAGTCAAGTCGACCTTTAATAGCGTATCCGATTCGGTAAGCTCCGCTTCTAATAAGGTAACGAGTTTCTTTGGCGGCAAGAGCGTTCCCGATGTAAAACCTGCATCCACCAAACCGAGCGCGCCCACGGTACAAAAATCAGAAGCACCGAAAGCTAAAGAAACTGCCCCAGTCAAAAGTGAACCCAAAACTGCCGCCAAGTCGGAGCCAGCACCGCCAGAAGCAAAACCCGCTCCGCCAAAGGTGCAACCGTTGCCACAGGAAGTCTTGGAACTGGAGAAGTCCATTGAGCTGTCGGCGCAGCTGGCAATCCAGGAATATAACGCTGCCATTGGAGTTTTGAAGAG CTTTAATGAGGATGTCCGACGTGTGGTCGACAAGGCGGTTGAGCATGGTGAGAACTCGCTCTGGGCGACACTGAAGAACCGAGCAAGTGCAAGAGATACGGCTGTATCGAAAGCTGAGCGTGCGGCTCGTGAAGCTCAGGAAAAGATTG AGCGCTGTGAAATTGCTTTGAGCAAAGCGGCCACTGCAAAGAACAATGAGAAGGTAGAGAATGTGCGTAATAAGATCAAAAAGCTTGTGTCGCACATTTGCAAGGTCAAGGACGAGCTGTATAGACAAAAGGATACGGCGAATGTGTCGGACAAATATTGGCGCAGTGTTGAGCAGGCACGCAACTATTTCATTGACGAAATCGAGTCCATTTTCCCTGGCATTAATCTGTCTGAAAAAAAGTTGAACTTATCTAAAGAGGATTTGGATTTGTTCATACTGCACGCCTACTCACATGTGGTGGCCTACCAAAAAGAATTGCAGCGTCTGCAAACCGATGGCGAATTGCGTCTGAAGCGCGCCATTGATTCCTTGCGAGGTGATAATAGCTCCGAGGCACTGCGTGCCCAGCTTGAGTTTCATCTGGAGGCGGAGAAGCGCAAGCTCTCGgtggaaaatcaaaaaaagatATTCCAAATACATGCCGATGCAGACAAGCAGCTGCGTTTGCAGCTCAAAAAACAGGCCGAAGCCCACACGGATCACATTAAGGATATTGTGGCACAACGAGAAACGGATATGACGCGCGCTTTTCAGCGCGAGCTGGATGAAAAACTAGCTGCCGAAAAAGCCAGCTACAAACTCCAGCTGGCTGCTATGCTGGGCAAGCTGCGCGGAATGGATGCTGCATTAGCTG AAATAGAGGACAAGTTTACAG AACGCGCTGAAACTGAGCGCTCTGCCAACCAGGCGCAAGCCTTATGGGCTGCCTGTCAAGCGCTTTGGGCTTCAGTGCGCACGGCTACACCCGGTGTGCATTATAAGGATAAATTGCGACCCCTGAAAAACGAGATCAGTGCTATTGCAAAGGTGGCTG AGGGTGACGAACTGGTGATTGCCGTTTTGGAAAACATGCCTAAGGAAGCTCAGGAGCGCGGAGTGTTTCCCGAGGATGCGCTGCGTGAACGCTTTCTAAACGTTGAGCGAATTGCTCGCCGTTTGGCGATGGTACCCGAAAATGGAGGGAGCCTGCCCATTTATTTCCTATCTTTTCTGCAAtcactttttattttgcgGCCAGATAATCCCGTCTCAAGGGATGAGCTGGAGAACAAACCCTTTGACTACAGCAAATTGGACACGTATGATATATTGAATAGAGCCAG ATACCATGTCGACCGTGGTGACTTCCTACAGGCGCTTAAATACTTGAACCTACTCGAGGGTGCACCACGCGAAGTTGCCAGCGACTGGATGAAGGAGACTCGCCTCATGCTAGAGACACAGCAAGCGGCAAATACGTTGATGGCGCATGCCGCAGCCAGTGGTTTGATGTACTTGTAA
- the Mitofilin gene encoding MICOS complex subunit Mic60 isoform X2: MERTGSNRLPFFCKRAHNVDGQRVSQYLSLERNWAGKLFSPPVRVCSRHYQIKLTKFCGIMYRLAVIECKSAMQRTLPPTSSRQYSHNNNRSHGGNGQQQQQQQQQQQQRQKGSLPPPPNAREAGFGKVMLLLTPLAAVGGVITYSKYDKDFRNMVEKNVPGAESVIKVVLQEEAPFQGITKNVNEQLDKVKSTFNSVSDSVSSASNKVTSFFGGKSVPDVKPASTKPSAPTVQKSEAPKAKETAPVKSEPKTAAKSEPAPPEAKPAPPKVQPLPQEVLELEKSIELSAQLAIQEYNAAIGVLKSFNEDVRRVVDKAVEHGENSLWATLKNRASARDTAVSKAERAAREAQEKIERCEIALSKAATAKNNEKVENVRNKIKKLVSHICKVKDELYRQKDTANVSDKYWRSVEQARNYFIDEIESIFPGINLSEKKLNLSKEDLDLFILHAYSHVVAYQKELQRLQTDGELRLKRAIDSLRGDNSSEALRAQLEFHLEAEKRKLSVENQKKIFQIHADADKQLRLQLKKQAEAHTDHIKDIVAQRETDMTRAFQRELDEKLAAEKASYKLQLAAMLGKLRGMDAALAERAETERSANQAQALWAACQALWASVRTATPGVHYKDKLRPLKNEISAIAKVAEGDELVIAVLENMPKEAQERGVFPEDALRERFLNVERIARRLAMVPENGGSLPIYFLSFLQSLFILRPDNPVSRDELENKPFDYSKLDTYDILNRARYHVDRGDFLQALKYLNLLEGAPREVASDWMKETRLMLETQQAANTLMAHAAASGLMYL, encoded by the exons ATGGAAAGAACTGGCAGCAATCGGTTGCCATTCTTCTGTAAACGTGCGCACAACGTCGACGGCCAGCGAGTCAGCCAGTATTTGTCGTTGGAGAGAAATTGGGCAGGAAAATTATTCTCGCCGCCGGTTAGAGTCTGCAGCAGGCactatcaaattaaattaacaaaattctGTGGCATCATGTATCGGCTAGCAGTTATTGAGTGCAAGAGTGCGATGCAG CGCACTCTGCCTCCAACCAGCAGCAGACAATATagccacaataacaacagaagCCACGGCGGTAatggacaacagcagcagcagcaacaacaacaacagcaacaacggcaaaaAGGCAGCCTGCCCCCGCCGCCTAACGCACGCGAAGCTGGCTTTGGCAAAGTGATGCTCCTATTGACACCACTGGCTGCAGTCGGCGGCGTAATCACCTATTCCAA ATACGACAAGGATTTCCGTAATATGGTTGAAAAGAATGTGCCTGGCGCTGAATCAGTCATTAAAGTCGTGCTGCAGGAGGAGGCACCGTTCCAGGGCATAACCAAAAATGTAAACGAACAACTCGACAAAGTCAAGTCGACCTTTAATAGCGTATCCGATTCGGTAAGCTCCGCTTCTAATAAGGTAACGAGTTTCTTTGGCGGCAAGAGCGTTCCCGATGTAAAACCTGCATCCACCAAACCGAGCGCGCCCACGGTACAAAAATCAGAAGCACCGAAAGCTAAAGAAACTGCCCCAGTCAAAAGTGAACCCAAAACTGCCGCCAAGTCGGAGCCAGCACCGCCAGAAGCAAAACCCGCTCCGCCAAAGGTGCAACCGTTGCCACAGGAAGTCTTGGAACTGGAGAAGTCCATTGAGCTGTCGGCGCAGCTGGCAATCCAGGAATATAACGCTGCCATTGGAGTTTTGAAGAG CTTTAATGAGGATGTCCGACGTGTGGTCGACAAGGCGGTTGAGCATGGTGAGAACTCGCTCTGGGCGACACTGAAGAACCGAGCAAGTGCAAGAGATACGGCTGTATCGAAAGCTGAGCGTGCGGCTCGTGAAGCTCAGGAAAAGATTG AGCGCTGTGAAATTGCTTTGAGCAAAGCGGCCACTGCAAAGAACAATGAGAAGGTAGAGAATGTGCGTAATAAGATCAAAAAGCTTGTGTCGCACATTTGCAAGGTCAAGGACGAGCTGTATAGACAAAAGGATACGGCGAATGTGTCGGACAAATATTGGCGCAGTGTTGAGCAGGCACGCAACTATTTCATTGACGAAATCGAGTCCATTTTCCCTGGCATTAATCTGTCTGAAAAAAAGTTGAACTTATCTAAAGAGGATTTGGATTTGTTCATACTGCACGCCTACTCACATGTGGTGGCCTACCAAAAAGAATTGCAGCGTCTGCAAACCGATGGCGAATTGCGTCTGAAGCGCGCCATTGATTCCTTGCGAGGTGATAATAGCTCCGAGGCACTGCGTGCCCAGCTTGAGTTTCATCTGGAGGCGGAGAAGCGCAAGCTCTCGgtggaaaatcaaaaaaagatATTCCAAATACATGCCGATGCAGACAAGCAGCTGCGTTTGCAGCTCAAAAAACAGGCCGAAGCCCACACGGATCACATTAAGGATATTGTGGCACAACGAGAAACGGATATGACGCGCGCTTTTCAGCGCGAGCTGGATGAAAAACTAGCTGCCGAAAAAGCCAGCTACAAACTCCAGCTGGCTGCTATGCTGGGCAAGCTGCGCGGAATGGATGCTGCATTAGCTG AACGCGCTGAAACTGAGCGCTCTGCCAACCAGGCGCAAGCCTTATGGGCTGCCTGTCAAGCGCTTTGGGCTTCAGTGCGCACGGCTACACCCGGTGTGCATTATAAGGATAAATTGCGACCCCTGAAAAACGAGATCAGTGCTATTGCAAAGGTGGCTG AGGGTGACGAACTGGTGATTGCCGTTTTGGAAAACATGCCTAAGGAAGCTCAGGAGCGCGGAGTGTTTCCCGAGGATGCGCTGCGTGAACGCTTTCTAAACGTTGAGCGAATTGCTCGCCGTTTGGCGATGGTACCCGAAAATGGAGGGAGCCTGCCCATTTATTTCCTATCTTTTCTGCAAtcactttttattttgcgGCCAGATAATCCCGTCTCAAGGGATGAGCTGGAGAACAAACCCTTTGACTACAGCAAATTGGACACGTATGATATATTGAATAGAGCCAG ATACCATGTCGACCGTGGTGACTTCCTACAGGCGCTTAAATACTTGAACCTACTCGAGGGTGCACCACGCGAAGTTGCCAGCGACTGGATGAAGGAGACTCGCCTCATGCTAGAGACACAGCAAGCGGCAAATACGTTGATGGCGCATGCCGCAGCCAGTGGTTTGATGTACTTGTAA
- the mRpL35 gene encoding large ribosomal subunit protein bL35m: protein MLRTLVAGALRSVCRVQPAYALQHTQRACFGHLFAASAPAQRKPNLLPASSLTSTPMLLQAPVPAAVPARSVTKFSLIKGKRKSVKAVLKRFKRLDWGAWIRTHSGRQKKLFKKSAELRRRLRQHVFTNATQSWLLDKMVTSYWRRPKYYIDDPYAPYHKRDEYFATKSKTFKV from the exons ATGCTGCGTACACTAGTCGCTGGTG CACTACGCAGTGTCTGCCGCGTTCAGCCGGCGTACGCGCTGCAGCACACCCAACGTGCATGCTTTGGACACTTGTTTGCTGCGTCCGCTCCAGCGCAGCGCAAGCCGAATCTACTTCCCGCCAGCAGTCTTACGTCAACGCCGATGCTGTTACAGGCGCCTGTGCCAGCCGCAGTGCCTGCCCGCAGCGTCACCAAATTCTCGCTCATCAAGGGCAAACGCAAGTCTGTGAAGGCGGTGCTAAAGCGTTTCAAACGCCTGGACTGGGGCGCATGGATAAGAACACACTCTGGCCGCCAAAAGAAACTGTTCAAAAAGTCCGCTGAGCTGCGCCGTCGTCTGCGCCAACATGTATTTACAAATGCCACACAGAGTTGGCTGTTGGACAAAATGGTTACTAGCTACTGGCGTCGGCCCAAATACTATATCGATGATCCGTATGCGCCCTATCACAAGCGCGATGAATACTTTGCGACCAAATCGAAAACATTCAAAGTGTAA
- the LOC6630972 gene encoding oxaloacetate tautomerase fahd2, mitochondrial yields MLAARMRFVQYLRKGDLAKRLGLLADDQKSLVELSGAEGVPCDLKTLIAQNPNLDELAQKAQSQPKLTLNDDVTLLPPLTEPGKIICIGLNYQDHCDEQNKPAPKEPMFFSKYNNTLVGPTDNVIAHTASDKIDWEVELVVVIGKVARQVPKEKAFDYVFGYSVAQDISARDWQKERNGGQFLLGKSMDTFCPLGPAVVHKSLVKNVYDLPLKTWINGVEKQNGNTGNMIYKIDDVINRLTQSITLLPGDIILTGTPKGVGMHRSPPEYLKPGDVIKTEIVGLGTMTNPVVAPCIAN; encoded by the exons ATGTTGGCTGCCAGAATGCGTTTCGTGCAATATTTGCGCAAGGGTGACCTCGCCAAGCGTCTTGGTCTGCTTGCCGACGATCAAAAGTCTCTTGTTGAGTTGTCCGGTGCGGAGGGTGTGCCCTGCGATTTGAAGACATTGATTGCACAAAATCCCAATCTGGACGAGCTTGCGCAAAAGGCTCAAAGCCAGCCGAAGCTTACCTTGAACGATGACGTCACACTGCTGCCTCCACTCACCGAACCGGgcaaaataatttgcattggTCTCAACTATCAAGATCACTGCGATGAGCAGAACAAGCCGGCGCCAAAGGAGCCCATGTTTTTCAGCAAGTACAACAACACATTGGTGGGGCCAACGGATAATGTGATAGCCCACACTGCGAGTGAC AAAATCGACTGGGAGGTGGAATTGGTTGTCGTCATTGGAAAGGTCGCCCGTCAAGTGCCTAAGGAGAAGGCGTTCGACTATGTGTTCGGCTACAGCGTTGCTCAGGATATATCGGCACGTGACTGGCAAAAGGAACGCAACGGTGGCCAATTCCTTCTGGGCAAATCTATGGACACCTTTTGCCCGCTGGGCCCTGCCGTTGTGCACAAGAGCCTGGTCAAGAATGTGTACGATTTACCACTGAAAACGTGGATCAATGGTGTGGAGAAGCAAAACGGCAATACGGGCAATATGATCTACAAAATCGATGATGTCATTAATCGACTAACCCA ATCCATTACGCTGCTGCCTGGCGACATCATTTTGACCGGCACACCAAAAGGCGTGGGAATGCATCGCAGCCCGCCAGAGTATCTGAAACCAGGAGATGTCATCAAGACTGAGATTGTTGGTCTGGGCACGATGACCAACCCAGTGGTTGCTCCTTGCATAGCAAACTAA
- the Cchl gene encoding holocytochrome c-type synthase, producing MGNSALSKVQMEAAKSMSTGGSPPPECPMHQKNGGNQSASAVPPHPKMQASECPVQHDNSDVNPLNMMPPANQQPSPDQPFPLPTDRQTSTIPKATEDGTVQFWQYPSQQMFWNAMLRKGWRWKTEDVTQKDMGDIIRIHNANNEQAWQEVLKWEALHAKECGNPRLKSFGGKAKDFSPRARFRSWLGYELPFDRHDWIVDRCGKDVRYVIDYYDGGLVDKDYRFALLDVRPAMDSVDNVWDRMRVAYMRWKFELTEKFRSNDNSKVSAGSE from the exons ATGGGCAATTCAGCGCTATCCAAAGTCCAAATGGAGGCTGCCAAAAGCATGTCAACTGGTGGGTCGCCGCCACCGGAATGCCCAATGCACCAGAAGAATGGCGGCAATCAATCGGCCTCAGCTGTGCCACCACATCCCAAAATGCAGGCCTCCGAATGTCCCGTTCAGCATGACAACAGTGATGTCAATCCGTTGAACATGATGCCGCCAGCCAACCAACAGCCGTCACCAGATCAACCCTTTCCATTGCCCACAGATCGGCAGACATCAACCATACCAAAGGCGACCGAGGACGGCACCGTACAATTCTGGCAATATCCAAGCCAGCAAATGTTTTGGAACGCTATGTTGCGCAAGGGTTGGCGTTGGAAGACCGAGGATGTCACCCAGAAAGATATGGGCGATATAATACGCATACACAACGCCAACAATGAGCAGGCCTGGCAGGAGGTGCTTAAATGGGAGGCGCTACACGCCAAAGAGTGCGGCAATCCACGCCTGAAGAGCTTTGGCGGCAAGGCCAAGGATTTTAGTCCACGTGCACGCTTCCGTAGCTGGCTTGG TTATGAGCTGCCTTTTGATCGCCATGACTGGATTGTGGACCGTTGCGGCAAGGATGTTCGCTATGTCATCGACTACTACGATGGGGGCCTGGTTGATAAAGATTATCGCTTTGCTTTGTTGGACGTGCGCCCAGCCATGGATTCGGTTGATAATGTTTGGGATCGTATGCGCGTGGCCTACATGCGATGGAAATTCGAATTAACGGAAAAGTTCCGaagcaacgacaacagcaaagtATCTGCTGGTAGCGAGTAG